Proteins from a genomic interval of Polyodon spathula isolate WHYD16114869_AA chromosome 1, ASM1765450v1, whole genome shotgun sequence:
- the LOC121322353 gene encoding alcohol dehydrogenase class-3-like isoform X1, producing MATAGKVIKCKAAVAWEPGKPLSIEEVEVAPPQAHEVRIKIVATGVCHSDFYILYEAGETKGFPAILGHEGAGIVESVGPGVTKFKPGDKVIPLFVSQCGECKFCLSPKTNLCDTNWITQTEGLMPDKTSRFTCKGKPIFHALGTSTFSEYTVVTDISVAKVDDSAPLDKVCLLGCGISTGYGAALNTAKVEPGSSCAVFGLGAVGLATVMGCKAAGASRIIVVDINKDKFIKAKEFGATEFVNPNDYSKPIQEVLIELTKGGVDYSFECVGSATVMRAALEACHRGWGTSVVVGYTNVADTSTRPFQLIYGRTWKGTFFGGWKSVESVPKLVNDYMAKKIKLDEFISHTLPLDRVNEAFDLMTSGKSIRTVLKM from the exons ATGGCAACAGCAGGCAAG GTTATCAAATGCAAGGCTGCTGTCGCTTGGGAGCCAGGGAAGCCCCTATCAATTGAGGAGGTGGAGGTGGCACCACCACAGGCTCATGAAGTTCGCATTAAG ATTGTCGCTACTGGAGTGTGCCACTCTGACTTCTACATTCTATATGAAGCCGGTGAAACAAAGGGATTCCCTGCAATTCTGGGACATGAAGGAGCTGGGATTGTAGAGAGTGTTGGACCAGGAGTGACCAAATTCAAACCAG GAGACAAAGTTATCCCTCTGTTTGTTTCCCAGTGTGGGGAATGCAAGTTCTGTTTGAGTCCCAAAACCAACTTGTGTGATACAAACTG GATTACCCAGACTGAAGGTTTGATGCCTGATAAGACATCCAGGTTTACCTGCAAGGGGAAGCCCATCTTCCACGCATTGGGGACCAGCACTTTCTCCGAGTACACTGTAGTGACTGATATCTCTGTGGCCAAGGTGGATGACTCTGCCCCTCTTGATAAAGTCTGCCTGCTCGGCTGTGGCATTTCCACTGGGTACGGAGCTGCGCTCAACACTGCCAAG GTTGAACCCGGCTCTTCCTGTGCTGTGTTTGGTCTGGGAGCGGTGGGTCTTGCCACTGTGATGGGCTGTAAGGCAGCGGGAGCCTCCCGGATCATCGTGGTCGATATCAATAAAGACAAGTTCATTAAAGCAAAAGAATTCGGAGCAACTGAGTTTGTCAACCCTAATGATTACAGCAAGCCCATTCAGGAAGTACTCATTGAGTTGACTAAAGGAGGTGTGGACTACTCCTTTGAGTGTGTGGGCAGTGCTACTGTGATG AGAGCTGCCCTTGAGGCATGTCACAGAGGCTGGGGAACCAGTGTTGTTGTTGGCTATACAAACGTGGCGGACACGTCTACGCGACCGTTTCAACTAATATATGGACGAACATGGAAGGGAACATTTTTTGGGG GATGGAAGAGTGTGGAGAGTGTACCTAAGCTGGTGAATGATTACATGGCAAAGAAAATCAAGTTGGATGAGTTCATTTCCCACACTCTGCCCTTGGACCGCGTTAACGAGGCATTTGACCTGATGACCTCTGGGAAAAG CATTCGAACAGTCCTGAAAATGTAG
- the LOC121322353 gene encoding alcohol dehydrogenase class-3-like isoform X2 produces the protein MATAGKVIKCKAAVAWEPGKPLSIEEVEVAPPQAHEVRIKIVATGVCHSDFYILYEAGETKGFPAILGHEGAGIVESVGPGVTKFKPGDKVIPLFVSQCGECKFCLSPKTNLCDTNWITQTEGLMPDKTSRFTCKGKPIFHALGTSTFSEYTVVTDISVAKVDDSAPLDKVCLLGCGISTGYGAALNTAKVEPGSSCAVFGLGAVGLATVMGCKAAGASRIIVVDINKDKFIKAKEFGATEFVNPNDYSKPIQEVLIELTKGGVDYSFECVGSATVMRAALEACHRGWGTSVVVGYTNVADTSTRPFQLIYGRTWKGTFFGALFYWFSQDGRVWRVYLSW, from the exons ATGGCAACAGCAGGCAAG GTTATCAAATGCAAGGCTGCTGTCGCTTGGGAGCCAGGGAAGCCCCTATCAATTGAGGAGGTGGAGGTGGCACCACCACAGGCTCATGAAGTTCGCATTAAG ATTGTCGCTACTGGAGTGTGCCACTCTGACTTCTACATTCTATATGAAGCCGGTGAAACAAAGGGATTCCCTGCAATTCTGGGACATGAAGGAGCTGGGATTGTAGAGAGTGTTGGACCAGGAGTGACCAAATTCAAACCAG GAGACAAAGTTATCCCTCTGTTTGTTTCCCAGTGTGGGGAATGCAAGTTCTGTTTGAGTCCCAAAACCAACTTGTGTGATACAAACTG GATTACCCAGACTGAAGGTTTGATGCCTGATAAGACATCCAGGTTTACCTGCAAGGGGAAGCCCATCTTCCACGCATTGGGGACCAGCACTTTCTCCGAGTACACTGTAGTGACTGATATCTCTGTGGCCAAGGTGGATGACTCTGCCCCTCTTGATAAAGTCTGCCTGCTCGGCTGTGGCATTTCCACTGGGTACGGAGCTGCGCTCAACACTGCCAAG GTTGAACCCGGCTCTTCCTGTGCTGTGTTTGGTCTGGGAGCGGTGGGTCTTGCCACTGTGATGGGCTGTAAGGCAGCGGGAGCCTCCCGGATCATCGTGGTCGATATCAATAAAGACAAGTTCATTAAAGCAAAAGAATTCGGAGCAACTGAGTTTGTCAACCCTAATGATTACAGCAAGCCCATTCAGGAAGTACTCATTGAGTTGACTAAAGGAGGTGTGGACTACTCCTTTGAGTGTGTGGGCAGTGCTACTGTGATG AGAGCTGCCCTTGAGGCATGTCACAGAGGCTGGGGAACCAGTGTTGTTGTTGGCTATACAAACGTGGCGGACACGTCTACGCGACCGTTTCAACTAATATATGGACGAACATGGAAGGGAACATTTTTTGGGG CCTTGTTTTACTGGTTCTCGCAGGATGGAAGAGTGTGGAGAGTGTACCTAAGCTGGTGA